The segment ATAACTTGCTattttgaatttagaaaattaCACATTATTTTCCTTCAATCTTTTATGTAGTTAAGTACAAAGTCATACTAATTAACACAAAGAAGAAACCTTCAATTATTTATGAGCAACTGtgttcttaaaaatatatgtgcTATAAGTGCAAGGTTTCTATCCATAATATCACATCTATAACAtgtaaatgtttgtataaaaatatatgacataaacttGTGTCAGTTTACATCAATACTCTGACAAACATGCCAATAGCACACACCACATGTCAATAATCTAATGCACACATCAATAATCTGACATAGacataattatcaattaaatctATAATCAGACACACTTCATCAATTTTCTCATTGGGAGTGCTGGTAACCCTGAGATTAAGATAAGGCCAAGATGTCATATATGACAAGTCACATTATGAAGCTGTAACCTCCTTTGCTGGTATAAATCCAGAATCTCCAAGCCTACGGATCGACACCCGTCCGGACGGTCGGATTGTGACCCATGTGATACTGGCGTGGTCTAGACTAATCCTCAACCATGCCTCCGGGGGAAACTGTAGAGCCCTGCAAACAATCATGAAGGACATTTTACACATGCATTTGTTAGTCCTTATATAATTCATGTATATTaagattcaaaataaaaaggagTTTCTGTTTACCATTATTTAGAGCTTGTTTAATGAGAACTTGGTATTTGGATATCCAAGGAGAGcatgtacttgtacatacaCATACATATTTGAACATGTACTACAGGACTAGCATTTTTTTTTGATATGCAGTACTAAAAAGGATTCTTGAAATTGTTAAAGAAAGAATGCTGAAATTACATTACCTAGCCAAGTCTCTTATTCCTAACTGAGAGTGAGAGGGTTAATGAATTTGATGTGATGTACATGGACACCCCTTTCCAACCACCAATAAATTGATTGCCTCTAACCAGAGGCGTGTTCAGCAGAGCTCTCCGCAAAGTTTGTATTGCAGGTATGGGGAAATTTGGTGAGCGCTCGTTCTGTTGAACAGGCCTCTGGTACATACCCTGGTATTAAACCCTAAACAATTCTTTAAATCCCTTTATAATATTACTAGTCCtgtcaaaaacatattttgtgacCTATAACCTGGCTCCATTACTTACAATAGAGTTCATTTCAATAAATcactaaaaaaataattgagatGTACGATGGTATTGGGCTATCACTTACCTACATACAAAGTATCTGATAACATTAGCATGACAAACAACAATCTCATAGCTGTCCTTTTTCTGCTCAACTTCAGCCCTGTGGAAAAGCTTTCTGAAGGCTGTCTCTATTCTGGGACCATCCTGAAAGAACtgctaaaaataaatagaaGAAATTCCAGGTAAAAGTCAATCACCTGAGATCCCTTggttaaatgatatataaatcGGGATCACATGGAACTAGTGAAGGTATCATACAAACTGTTCAGGTTTCCAATGGCCGATTGGAGGTTCCGGTGGGATGGGGGCTCCTTCGCACAGGTTGGGCTCTTTTTCCCAGGTGAGCTGGGGGAGGTGTTTGTGTATAATTGCTGCTGTCTCCACGGCTCTGGTCATTGTAGAAGATATAAGCTTAGTGTATTCAATGTCTGCCTCTTTTAACCTCTTTCCACAGTAGTCCGCCTGTTTTTTCCCTAAACaatatgtaataatttaaaGTAAAGTATCTGGATATCTGGACTAAAAATTTAGAATAAGATCGATGCATAGCAACAGGGGCAAGGAGGGTGGGCCTGTCCCCCTTTTgatttcaattgatttttttgggGTATAATTTCCATATTTATTGAACTGTCCCCTCCTGGGAGTCCCAAGTTTAATATTTGAACCATGTAATAATATAAGGAAAAATTTATTTGTTGCCTAATTCAAAATAAACTAGCCATAGATAAAGGatgcttttaacaaatatgataACTAATACAGCACAATGAAGTAGtctcttcccccccccccccccccccaatccacTCCACACTTTTTACATATTCAGGATAATGGGCTCGATCCTGAAAGATaacttgtatttttaattacctAGTTTAGTAAGATATCTCTCGGAGTCCTCTTTACCATCAAGGTTGTACTGTCCATGTCGAATAAGAAGCAGGTGACGGGTGGCCGTTGGTCTCTGTTTCTCCAACTCATTCTCTCTGTTTTTTGTCTCTTTTTCTGATGAGTTGCTTTTTAAGGGTTTTACAAGGCTCTCTGGATCCCTCCTTGAAATCAAacccaaataaaataaaacaaaacatacataATTCCAATATAAGTTTATCGCTACatacaaattttaataattacgCCTTgctatttattatcatttagcGCTAGATGTAAGACCCCCGGTAACTTAAGTTTAGACCAATCTCCCAAACGTGTACTGTTGTAATAGTCTGTTTGAGATAAAATACCCAAAATAGGATATAAATTgtgcaaaaatttaaaattttttacttatagtctgtcccgagtttttgcttccaccacttttcgcttgatattttgataataattaatACCTTTGTGCTTAATCTACATTCATccaataatatgaaaaatgtccatattatctgttttgaaacgccccctctaccgcttcaggtttcaatacacatcccaaaatagaaattCTACgggaattttgcattgcatcagccataatCATGATAACTAAGCCtggttgaaaaattgtgcaaggtgtcccgagtacttccgaaaggggaaaagatgtaaacatttcccattataaatctccgtaagaaatttaatgttttccttcctgtgaacttttatgagtgaaaaatgataatttgtcaatgaagatatcttgggtATTTTCcattcgatttcaactgtacttctttgACATGTAtgagtatttttattaaaaatcatccaaaagTGATGGAAGAAATAAATTGAGACAGACTAtagtataaattttaaaaataaatctgcataaatttatattaaattaaacaacttttgGTTAGCAAGTTTTTCTATAAGCCTATATAGTTTGTCAGATTGTTCTCCAAGAAGTTTTGGATGTACTGGGGGTCAATCTCTGCAACAGTACGCAGTAGGGTTACAAAAAAACTCTTGTATACCATTTGTATGCCAAAAGTTATTAGAATGCAGATTTGACTTTTTCTTGGTAAAATAGACATTTCTAAATAATATTTGCACTTCAAATTTATATTCCATTTGGGATATTACATCCCAAACATACTATcatatatcccatttgggaggttggtcccaacctgttaaAAGATTTTATGGCGAGGAAATTCGAATTACGAACCGGTCCCAGTTGTGCTCCCATCTTACACTGGGTTCAAAGTTAGTTGTCCAGGATGCGTTGAGTACTGTTCCTTCGCGTGACCACACTGCATAGCCTAATATTCCTGTGGCTGTGGCTGTGCCTATTCCTTTAGCAATGTTCAACATGTGCTTGTACACAACCATGTTGTATTCCGGAATAATGGGGTTTCCATCGTAAtactatggtgttccgatggggccacttcgacattcgcactctcgcctttaggtcgaggtgcgagagtgcgaagttgcgacgtcgaaagtgcgaaggtgcgacggcgaaggagcgaaagtgcgaagatgcgacggcgaagcgcgaatatgcgaaggcgaaagtgcgaaggcgaagaagcgatattactatcgcactctcgccttcgcatcttcgcactctcgccttcgcatcttcgcactttcgccttcgcctttttataagtgtggagctctctatcgtttaaagacaattttagctgtataaaaggacatctgaggcagacgatgaactttttagaatttattttcaacagcctgcgcagatccataactttttTAGGGGGTGGGGtggataaataattatatttttcggggtgggggagggttccgaaacatattttggagattttattatatatgattaataaaattaaattttccgggGGGATGAGATCCAGACCCTCTCTCCccctttactgcatgtgtgaatttattaatattgatttttccatggggggggggggggggggacccccTCTCCACCTCTAGATCCATAAATCAGCAAgaagtgtcgcataatgaaattagaatgttactgtgtttgatccatggtaaacagacagctggtaaTTGACTGgatatgtatacattatggcggacattacattttatatggagtatataacgattaggcatagccagcactggtaaaaatatatgtcacatatacacattaaaatatttataaacattcatagtaagcacaatggctcagcgcatgcgtaccaatgatATCATGGAtaaatcggaaaaccttggcgagtacggtgcctgcatcaaattctatgtaatcgaccgagactttctgaatgctatcaaaaaaggcgaaggcgaaagtgcgaagttgcgaaggcaaGAGTGCGTAGTTGCGAAGGCGagggagcgatagtagtatcgctccttcgccttcgcaccttcgcactttcgctccttcgccgtcgcactctcgcactttcgccttcgcaacttcgcactctcgcattttcgacctaaaggcgaaagtgcgaaggtcgaagtggc is part of the Magallana gigas chromosome 3, xbMagGiga1.1, whole genome shotgun sequence genome and harbors:
- the LOC105328956 gene encoding serine/threonine-protein phosphatase PGAM5, mitochondrial isoform X2, whose protein sequence is MVVYKHMLNIAKGIGTATATGILGYAVWSREGTVLNASWTTNFEPSVRWEHNWDRRDPESLVKPLKSNSSEKETKNRENELEKQRPTATRHLLLIRHGQYNLDGKEDSERYLTKLGKKQADYCGKRLKEADIEYTKLISSTMTRAVETAAIIHKHLPQLTWEKEPNLCEGAPIPPEPPIGHWKPEQFFFQDGPRIETAFRKLFHRAEVEQKKDSYEIVVCHANVIRYFVCRALQFPPEAWLRISLDHASITWVTIRPSGRVSIRRLGDSGFIPAKEVTAS
- the LOC105328956 gene encoding serine/threonine-protein phosphatase PGAM5, mitochondrial isoform X3, producing the protein MVVYKHMLNIAKGIGTATATGILGYAVWSREGTVLNASWTTNFEPSVRWEHNWDRRDPESLVKPLKSNSSEKETKNRENELEKQRPTATRHLLLIRHGQYNLDGKEDSERYLTKLGKKQADYCGKRLKEADIEYTKLISSTMTRAVETAAIIHKHLPQLTWEKEPNLCEGAPIPPEPPIGHWKPEQFDGPRIETAFRKLFHRAEVEQKKDSYEIVVCHANVIRYFVCRALQFPPEAWLRISLDHASITWVTIRPSGRVSIRRLGDSGFIPAKEVTAS
- the LOC105328956 gene encoding serine/threonine-protein phosphatase PGAM5, mitochondrial isoform X1, encoding MVVYKHMLNIAKGIGTATATGILGYAVWSREGTVLNASWTTNFEPSVRWEHNWDRRDPESLVKPLKSNSSEKETKNRENELEKQRPTATRHLLLIRHGQYNLDGKEDSERYLTKLGKKQADYCGKRLKEADIEYTKLISSTMTRAVETAAIIHKHLPQLTWEKEPNLCEGAPIPPEPPIGHWKPEQFQFFQDGPRIETAFRKLFHRAEVEQKKDSYEIVVCHANVIRYFVCRALQFPPEAWLRISLDHASITWVTIRPSGRVSIRRLGDSGFIPAKEVTAS